One Festucalex cinctus isolate MCC-2025b chromosome 1, RoL_Fcin_1.0, whole genome shotgun sequence genomic region harbors:
- the LOC144028072 gene encoding protocadherin-8-like has product MRKTRWLLLLVSLTSLAAVTKAKTVKYQTFEEDAPGTVIGNLAKDISSASAYSSAGSRSSFRMMKQFNSSFIRLRESDGQLSIGERIDRERICKHTLQCLISFDVVSFSKEQFKLIHVEVEVKDINDNSPVFPRKESTMDISENTAVGTRIPLDFAVDEDVGVNYIQSYQISVNSHFSIDVLSRADGVKYAELVLMKELDRETQASYALELVAMDGGNPSRSGTTRVNIKVKDYNDNSPVFDRNSFSVDLPEDAPVGTLLLDLNAEDPDEGLNGEVVYGFGNQVPLEIRQLFKVDRKSGRLTLESPIDFESKNTYEFDVQAADLGPNPSPAICKIVVQVQDVNDNAPEISITPMTSITAGIAYITEAAARESFVALVSTSDRDSGANGQVHCTLYGHDHFRLQQAYEDSFMIVSTSPLDREKIPEYNLTVVAEDLGSPPFRTITQYTIRLTDENDNAPVFSKPVYEVSVVENNAPGAYVTTVVARDMDMGPNGKVTYKLADSYFMGSPISTFVSLDPASGSLYALRSFNYEVMKQLELRITASDGASPPLSGSATVFLRVVDQNDNAPTITHPALNNGSAEVLLPRDAPSGYVITRVEAQDADEGINAELSFGLATGEHGGFAVNKVTGDIYLNRVLSHDVDDTLSVTVTVSDNGRPALTSTATLHFLIIAGSPPSDRTVYQAGGGGVVAAQWDLSVVIIVVLAGSCTLLLLAIILIATTCNRHRGDKSGEDSDSYGEKGTLERGRNLVAGNPLLPMHAAAGAPGFEGHSYSSQAHAGGSDMCSASEDGSEVPCVYDSDTNSKPRGNKHEGYSTLPGYGNGKEAVRPITIWKGNSYTTISARDPAFSGKDSGKGDSDFNDSDSDVSGDTGLKKDGAAVPPMGGQNALWACTSECKVLGHSDRCWSPSAVRANAAPSPAPTVSSFSSHSKTASLPRDQHRRDNYYQAHIPKTVGLQSVYEKVLDREYDYVMITPTRPVRVQEVCSDVTIPVYTPSPTHCNNNDA; this is encoded by the exons ATGAGGAAAACAAGGTGGCTGTTGTTGTTAGTTTCTTTGACAAGCCTGGCAGCTGTCACAAAGGCAAAGACAGTGAAGTATCAGACCTTCGAGGAAGACGCCCCGGGCACGGTGATCGGTAACTTGGCCAAGGACATCTCTTCCGCCTCCGCGTATTCCTCCGCAGGCTCCCGTTCCAGTTTCAGGATGATGAAACAGTTCAACTCCTCTTTTATCCGTCTGAGAGAGAGCGACGGCCAGCTGAGCATCGGGGAGAGGATAGACAGGGAGCGCATCTGCAAACACACCCTGCAATGCCTCATCTCTTTCGACGTGGTAAGTTTCTCCAAAGAGCAGTTCAAGCTCATCCACGTCGAGGTTGAGGTCAAGGACATCAACGACAACTCCCCggtgttccctcgcaaagagtCAACTATGGACATCTCTGAAAACACTGCCGTGGGGACGCGCATCCCTCTGGACTTTGCTGTGGATGAGGACGTTGGGGTGAACTACATTCAAAGCTATCAGATCTCAGTCAACAGCCACTTTTCAATCGACGTGCTGAGTAGGGCTGATGGAGTGAAATACGCAGAGCTGGTGCTTATGAAAGAGCTGGACCGGGAGACTCAGGCTTCTTACGCGCTGGAACTGGTAGCTATGGACGGTGGGAACCCATCCCGCTCCGGAACCACGCGCGTCAACATCAAGGTGAAAGATTACAATGACAATAGCCCTGTTTTTGACCGGAACAGCTTCTCTGTGGACTTGCCAGAAGACGCCCCAGTGGGCACCCTGCTGCTGGACCTGAATGCAGAGGACCCGGACGAAGGCTTGAATGGCGAGGTGGTGTACGGCTTCGGCAACCAGGTGCCTTTAGAGATCCGCCAACTCTTCAAAGTGGACAGAAAAAGTGGCAGGCTCACCCTGGAAAGCCCCATCGATTTTGAAAGTAAGAACACGTACGAGTTTGACGTCCAGGCCGCCGACTTGGGTCCGAACCCCAGCCCGGCCATATGTAAAATCGTTGTTCAGGTGCAAGACGTTAACGACAACGCACCAGAGATCTCCATCACACCCATGACATCCATCACTGCGGGGATAGCCTACATCACCGAGGCGGCGGCCAGGGAGAGTTTTGTGGCTCTGGTCAGTACCTCGGACAGAGATTCCGGGGCCAATGGGCAAGTGCACTGCACCCTCTATGGACACGATCACTTCAGACTGCAGCAAGCCTACGAGGACAGCTTCATGATCGTGAGTACCAGCCCGTTAGACCGTGAGAAAATCCCTGAATATAACCTCACGGTGGTGGCCGAGGACCTGGGCTCTCCTCCCTTCAGAACCATCACACAGTACACCATCCGGCTCACGGACGAGAACGACAACGCTCCGGTGTTCAGTAAGCCCGTGTACGAGGTGTCCGTAGTGGAGAACAACGCACCTGGTGCGTACGTCACCACCGTGGTGGCGCGGGACATGGACATGGGGCCAAACGGAAAGGTCACCTACAAGCTAGCAGACAGTTACTTTATGGGCTCCCCTATTTCCACATTTGTGTCACTGGACCCCGCCAGTGGGTCTCTTTACGCACTACGGAGCTTCAACTATGAGGTGATGAAGCAACTGGAGCTTCGGATCACAGCCAGCGATGGCGCCTCCCCACCCCTGTCTGGAAGCGCCACTGTTTTCCTGAGGGTCGTGGACCAGAATGACAACGCACCGACCATAACCCACCCGGCGCTCAACAACGGCTCAGCTGAGGTCCTCCTGCCCCGGGACGCGCCAAGCGGCTACGTCATCACGCGGGTGGAGGCCCAGGATGCAGACGAGGGCATCAACGCAGAGCTTTCCTTCGGCCTGGCCACCGGCGAACACGGAGGGTTCGCCGTCAACAAAGTCACGGGGGACATCTACCTGAACCGGGTGCTTAGCCATGACGTGGACGACACCCTGAGCGTCACCGTGACGGTGAGCGACAATGGCAGGCCGGCGCTCACCTCCACCGCCACGCTGCACTTCCTCATCATCGCCGGCTCCCCGCCGAGCGACCGCACCGTGTACCAGGCAGGCGGCGGGGGAGTCGTGGCCGCGCAATGGGACCtgtccgtggtcatcatcgttgTCTTGGCGGGGAGCTGCACCCTCCTGCTGCTCGCCATCATCCTCATCGCCACCACCTGCAACCGCCACAGAGGGGACAAGAGCGGCGAGGACAGCGACTCCTATGGGGAGAAAGGCACGCTGGAGCGGGGCAGGAACCTCGTGGCCGGAAACCCGCTTCTCCCCATGCACGCGGCTGCGGGGGCGCCCGGCTTTGAGGGACACTCGTACAGCAGCCAGGCGCACGCCGGGGGCAGCGACATGTGCTCTGCCTCAGAGGACGGCAGCGAGGTCCCCTGCGTTTACGACTCTGACACAAACAGCAAACCAAGGGGGAATAAACACGAG GGTTACTCAACGTTGCCAGGCTATGGGAACGGAAAGGAGGCTGTGAGGCCAATCACCATCTGGAAGGGCAACTCTTACACCACCATCTCTGCCAGGGACCCCGCCTTCAGTGGCAAAGACAGTGGCAAGGGTGACAGTGACTTCAATGACAGTGACAGTGATGTGAGCGGAGACACTGGCTTGAAGAAAGATGGCGCAGCTGTTCCCCCGATGGGTGGCCAAAATG cgTTGTGGGCTTGCACCAGTGAGTGTAAGGTTCTGGGTCATTCCGATCGCTGTTGGAGCCCCTCAGCAGTGAGAGCCAACGCAGCCCCCTCACCCGCCCCGACTGTCTCCTCCTTCAGCAGCCATTCCAAGACAGCCTCCTTGCCTCGGGACCAGCACCGCAGGGACAACTACTACCAAGCGCACATCCCCAAAACCGTGGGGCTGCAGAGCGTGTATGAGAAGGTGCTGGACAGGGAGTACGACTATGTCATGATCACCCCCACGAGGCCTGTGAGGGTCCAGGAGGTGTGCAGTGACGTAACGATCCCTGTGTACACTCCCAGTCCGACACACTGTAACAACAATGATGCCTGA